The following are encoded together in the Lactuca sativa cultivar Salinas chromosome 1, Lsat_Salinas_v11, whole genome shotgun sequence genome:
- the LOC111901540 gene encoding putative disease resistance RPP13-like protein 1, protein MAEIVATALISVLCEKLISVDLMKLARSEGIDSQMKKWKKTLPMIQAVLADAGQKQIKERAVQLWLDNLQDLAYDIDDVLDDLATEAIQRKLDRESDADTNSISSTSKVFKFIPTCCTNFSPRYGRRLSSTIDEITTKLNDLVEVKNGLGFVVNVNVDIANRTERRLEQTSLVDESKIMGREGDKEALLGKLLGNDEKMRIVSIVGMGGIGKTTLAKVLYNEEKVKDHFELRAWVCVSEELDVLNISKVIFQAVTGKNRDFANLDLLHVALKEKLLKKRFLLVLDDVWNEEKSKWELLQSPLVGAPGSKIIVTTRNTRVASVVDSDESYYLELLSNEDAISLFAQHSLGENNFENHPTLQLHGEGIVKKCGRLPLALKTLGNVLKGNRNGDEWEKLLNSEIWDIQDGSEILPALRLSYNHLPPHLKLLFAYCSLFPKDYVFDKKELVLLWMAEGFLLQPNRNKSMEILGHQYFEELKSRSFFQPSMNDDVRYTMHDLINDLATSVAGEFVFRLDDEMDSSNKKGTFENFRHFSLVGPQGGSYRKLKELQRARRLRSFLTMSRVDNSFFELLPLLQFLRVLSLANYVISEVPQSIGSLKHLRYINFSYTTITYIPEEVSDLYNLQSLLVHGCSELYDLPKSFAKLINLRHLDISGTPKLKKMPLGIGVLTNLQTLPKVIIEPGNGFKISELKNLSDLQGRISIMGLDKVINPIQAQDANFHQKKGLDILEMIWSDVFDDSRNDMNEYEVLKRLRPHHKLRNLEILFYKGTQFPSWVGDPSFDQLTELTLRCCRSLHLPTLGHLRSLRRLFVERMNEVKTIDFELLSPTNSLVGIAFPSLEVLEFDDMQGWQIWSSIGASDDGTARSFPCLREISIKRCPLLAKVSIGFIPSLRFLHIDECCEGVLRSMIGVSSSLVELEMLNVKGFTQLHGEDLTRLGAVEYLFFDECDELRYLWEPESDAYKNLVSLKKLVVHSCYTLESLNCPNSVERLVINRCHSMTSLIFSVNELPSSIIETIICDSDNTEPVQERGFGVLPPLCLRYLDVHNCKNLNSFPHDRLQSLTCLEELRIHGCPNMDYSFPSGVWAPNLSILRIGDLKKPMSEWGPQNFPTSLVELQLYGHNSGVGSFAVEKDAKNTTTSSFLLPPTLASLIVFDFIDVDSLSEVVQQLPCLKSLEIFSCPKLSDVHEIASYRSSLTVSVIP, encoded by the coding sequence ATGGCTGAAATCGTTGCTACTGCTCTCATCAGTGTGCTGTGTGAGAAACTCATCTCTGTTGACTTGATGAAGCTGGCACGATCTGAAGGAATTGATTCCCAGATGAAAAAATGGAAGAAGACCTTGCCCATGATCCAAGCTGTGCTTGCTGACGCAGGACAAAAGCAGATAAAAGAGAGAGCCGTTCAACTGTGGCTCGACAATCTCCAAGATTTGGCTTACGACATAGACGATGTACTCGATGATTTGGCTACCGAAGCAATTCAACGCAAGTTGGATCGGGAATCTGATGCCGACACTAACTCCATTTCCAGCACTAGTAAGGTATTCAAGTTCATCCCAACTTGTTGTACTAATTTCAGTCCTAGGTATGGTCGTCGGTTGAGTTCTACGATAGATGAGATTACCACAAAATTGAATGATCTTGTTGAGGTGAAAAACGGTCTGGGTTTTGTTGTAAATGTGAACGTTGACATCGCAAATAGAACTGAGAGACGATTGGAGCAAACTTCACTGGTTGATGAGTCCAAAATCATGGGTCGTGAAGGGGATAAAGAAGCATTGTTGGGGAAGTTGTTAGGGAATGATGAAAAAATGAGGATAGTGTCCATAGTTGGTATGGGCGGGATTGGAAAAACCACTCTTGCTAAAGTTTTGTACAACGAAGAGAAGGTGAAGGATCACTTTGAACTCAGGGCTTGGGTTTGTGTCTCTGAAGAGTTGGATGTACTTAATATTAGCAAGGTTATATTTCAAGCAGTAACTGGGAAAAACAGAGATTTTGCTAATCTTGATCTGCTTCATGTGGCCCTCAAAGAAAAACTTTTAAAGAAAAGGTTTCTACTTGTTCTAGATGATGTGTGGAATGAAGAAAAAAGTAAGTGGGAACTCCTTCAAAGCCCTCTTGTAGGGGCACCTGGAAGTAAGATTATAGTCACAACCCGGAATACAAGAGTTGCATCGGTGGTGGACTCTGACGAATCTTACTATTTGGAGCTTTTGTCAAATGAAGATGCTATATCTTTGTTTGCTCAACATTCGCTTGGTGAAAACAACTTTGAAAACCATCCAACACTTCAATTGCATGGTGAAGGTATTGTTAAGAAATGTGGTAGATTGCCTTTGGCTTTGAAAACACTTGGGAATGTCTTAAAGGGAAATAGAAATGGTGATGAATGGGAGAAGTTGTTGAATAGTGAGATATGGGATATACAGGATGGAAGTGAGATTCTTCCGGCTCTACGACTAAGCTACAATCATCTCCCTCCACATTTAAAGCTGTTGTTTGCATATTGTTCCTTATTTCCAAAAGACTATGTGTTTGACAAAAAAGAATTAGTCCTACTGTGGATGGCAGAAGGATTTTTGTTGCAACCAAATCGCAACAAGTCAATGGAGATTCTAGGTCATCAATATTTTGAAGAGCTAAAGTCGAGGTCATTTTTTCAACCTTCAATGAATGATGATGTAAGATATACTATGCATGATCTTATAAATGACTTGGCCACAAGTGTTGCAGGAGAGTTTGTGTTTAGATTGGATGATGAGATGGATTCGTCCAACAAAAAAGGAACTTTTGAGAACTTTCGTCACTTTTCACTTGTAGGTCCACAAGGGGGATCCTATAGAAAGCTTAAAGAATTACAAAGAGCTAGACGTTTACGAAGTTTCTTAACAATGTCTCGGGTGGATAATTCTTTTTTTGAATTACTTCCACTACTACAGTTCCTAAGGGTTCTAAGCCTAGCTAATTACGTAATCTCAGAGGTACCACAATCCATTGGTAGTCTCAAGCATCTGAGGTACATCAATTTTTCTTATACTACAATCACATATATACCAGAAGAAGTAAGTGACCTCTATAATCTACAAAGCTTGTTGGTTCATGGTTGTTCAGAGTTATATGACTTGCCAAAAAGTTTCGCAAAGTTAATAAACCTACGACATCTCGACATTAGTGGTACTCCAAAACTCAAGAAGATGCCTTTAGGGATTGGCGTATTGACAAATCTACAAACTCTACCCAAGGTCATTATTGAACCAGGTAATGGGTTCAAAATATCCGAGCTTAAGAACCTTTCAGATCTTCAAGGTCGAATATCGATCATGGGGCTAGACAAAGTGATAAATCCAATACAAGCACAAGATGCCAATTTTCATCAAAAGAAAGGTCTTGATATTTTGGAGATGATATGGAGTGACGTGTTTGATGATTCTCGGAATGATATGAATGAATATGAAGTACTTAAACGGCTGAGACCTCATCATAAGTTAAGAAACCTCGAGATTTTGTTCTACAAGGGAACACAATTTCCTAGTTGGGTTGGCGATCCCTCGTTTGATCAGTTAACAGAGCTTACATTACGGTGTTGTAGAAGTTTACATTTACCAACACTTGGACATCTAAGGTCACTTAGGAGATTGTTTGTTGAAAGGATGAATGAGGTGAAGACAATAGATTTTGAGTTACTTTCACCTACAAATTCTCTCGTTGGCATTGCATTTCCATCTCttgaagttttggaatttgatgaTATGCAAGGTTGGCAAATATGGTCAAGTATTGGTGCTAGCGATGATGGAACTGCTAGATCGTTTCCTTGTCTTCGTGAGATTTCTATAAAACGTTGCCCACTACTAGCTAAAGTATCTATTGGATTTATACCATCGCTTCGGTTTTTACACATAGACGAATGTTGTGAAGGGGTGTTAAGAAGCATGATTGGTGTATCTTCATCACTTGTTGAATTGGAAATGTTGAATGTAAAAGGATTTACTCAACTACATGGAGAAGATTTAACGCGTCTTGGAGCAGTTGAGTATCTATTTTTTGATGAATGTGATGAATTGAGATACTTGTGGGAACCAGAATCGGATGCATACAAAAATCTTGTGAGTTTAAAGAAGTTGGTGGTACATAGTTGTTATACACTAGAGAGTCTCAATTGTCCAAACAGTGTTGAGAGGTTGGTGATTAATCGTTGTCATTCAATGACATCCTTGATCTTCTCGGTGAACGAGCTTCCATCATCTATCATTGAAACAATCATCTGTGATTCTGATAACACAGAACCTGTTCAAGAGAGAGGTTTTGGTGTTCTTCCTCCGTTATGCCTAAGATATCTGGATGTCCATAACTGCAAGAATCTAAATTCATTTCCTCATGATCGTTTGCAAAGTCTCACATGTCTGGAAGAATTGAGGATACATGGTTGTCCAAATATGGACTACTCCTTCCCTTCTGGTGTTTGGGCTCCTAATTTAAGTATCCTACGCATAGGAGATTTAAAGAAGCCCATGTCAGAGTGGGGCCCACAGAATTTCCCAACCTCACTAGTTGAACTACAGTTGTATGGCCATAACTCAGGGGTGGGTTCATTTGCAGTGGAAAAAGATGCAAAGAATACTACCACTTCATCATTTCTTCTTCCACCAACTTTAGCATCTCTAATTGTCTTTGATTTTATAGATGTGGATTCACTTTCAGAGGTCGTACAACAACTCCCGTGTCTTAAAAGTCTTGAGATTTTCTCATGTCCAAAACTGAGTGATGTTCATGAGATAGCATCCTACCGATCATCTTTGACAGTATCTGTGATTCCATAA